From Laspinema palackyanum D2c:
TTTTGAATGATTTACGGACTCAAACGGTTGTGGACAATAGCTTCCGCCATTCCTGTTAAGGGTAGCGCCCGCCTGCGCTTTGCTTAGAGAAAAAGCGAATTTTTACAACAGGATTTGGTATAGGTATGATTAGTTTTTCTGATAAAAATTTTCTTTTAGGGCAAGCAACCCGTGTTAAACTGATTGTCATCATATCTTGACTTTTTGTAGTTTGTTGCTTTGTTTATTTTCGGGAAAAATGTAATTTCCTCAATCAACAAGTCAAGATTTATCATTTAAATTTCTCCAGAACCCTAGTGTTTTTTTAAACCGGCTACTCAAATCTCGCAAGCGTTAGCAGCAATACATCTCTATTCAGCTATAGAGCGATGAGATGGAATTTTTAAAAGTTTTCTACTCAGGATTTGTCGTCAGTTATCAAAATCTAAAATTCATGCCAAATCGTCATCCCAAATTTGAACACCAGCCTCATACCGAAGCTGCCGATCGCACCATTCGGTTGAAGCAACATAAAAACCTGTTTTCTTTATTATCTATAGCGGCGGGTTTAATTTTTCTTCAGGGATATATGATTGCTCCCCTGATTCCCCGTTTAGCGGAAGTATTTAGCGTTCCGGTTCAGGAAATAGGCTTTATTGTTCCGGCCTATATGCTATCTTATGCCCTGATGGCGTTGTTTTATGGGCTCATCTCGGATCGATTTGGACGATGGCCTGTCATTCGCATTTCCTTGGCGATTTTTGTGATTTGCACTGCCTTGACTGCCACGGCTCAAACCGCTTCACAAATGGCATTATGGCGGCTACTCACCGGGCTTGGAGCCAGTGGAGTGATTCCATTAACCTTTGCTTTAATTGCAGATTTATTCCCCTTTGAACAACGAGGCAGCAAATTAGGATTAGTATTCGCTGCAATGGAAGGGGGAATGGCTGCCGGTTCTGCCGGGGGTGCGATTTTGGAACCCTTTGTCGGGTGGCGATCGCTCTTTGTGGGGACAGCAGTTCTAGCCGCTTTAGTCCTGTGGCAGATGCAACCCTATGGAGACTTATTTGATGCCCCCAATGTATCCAATCTCCCCACAATTCGCCAGATATTTGCAGGATATCGCCAAATCCTAGGCAGTTTTCGAGGACAACGGACTTATGCGTATGTGCTTTGGAATGGGATTTATCACTCCGGGGTCTATACCTGGCTGGGGTTGTACTTATCCCAACGGTATCAAATGGATGCCTTGAGCATTGGATTGACCATTTTAGGTTATGGTATTCCAGGCTTGTTGCTAAGTTCTTTAATTGGTCGTGCCGTGGACCGCTGGGGTCGTCGTTGGCTAATTCCTGCCGGGTTAGTCATGTCGGCTTTAGCTGGAATTGCCATGATTTTTGAGATTTCCGCCAATGCAACCACCGTAGCGGTTCTCGTTTTATCCTTGGGGTATGACCTGACCCAACCTTTGTTTGTCGGGATTGTGACTGACTTAGGAGATGAGAATAGTTTAGGTCAAACAATGGGACTGAAAGTATTTACCCTCTTTACAGGATTTGGTATCGGCAGCCTGTTGTTTGGAGAATTATTAAACTTCGGATTTGAAGTGTCTTTAACCCTGTTTGGTGGCATTCAATTAATTGCGGGTTTAATCGCTTTTCTCTTGTTTTGGCAAGAAGTTCCGTCCCCGCAGATTGAACCCCTGGGAGAACAGGGCTAAAGACGCCATATCAAGAGGACCCCACCCTAACCCTCCCCTTGCCAAGGGGAGGGGACCGGAAGGTGCAGTTAATCTTAAGGTTAATCACCGTAAACGTAAAAAACCTATCCTCCCCATCTCCCCCATCTCCCAATTGTTGTCAAACCCAGACCCTTCACAGAGCCGCATCTTGGTATAATCCCCTGTCAAATAGGCCACTTTTCAAGGAAAAAACTATGGCAGACTGGCAAGAAATAACCGGAGGGGTGACGGCTCCAAAAGGATATCGTGCGGCAGGGATTGCCGCTGGGTTAAAACCGTCAGGAGCACCGGATTTGGCATTGATTTGGTCCGATGTAGAGGCGATCGCCGCTGGAGTGTTTACAACCTCCGTTGTTCGTGCCGCTTGTGTAGACTACTGTCGCCAACGCCTTGAGGAAAAAGCCAGCGCCCGCGCTATCTTATGTAACGCTGGACAAGCCAATGCCGCCACCGGGGAGCAAGGGTTGGCAGATACTCTCGAAAGTGCCGACTTATTAGCCCGAGAACTCTCAATTTCCCCTAATTCCGTCCTGATTGCCTCTACCGGGGTAATCGGTCAACGGATTAAAATGGATGCCTTGCGGACCGGGATTCCCGCCGTTGTGGCGGCTTCCTCCCCCGAGGGCAATGATGCAGCCGCCAAAGCGATTTGCACCACGGATTTAGTCCCCAAAACCATCGCCTTAGAAACCACCTTTGAGGGCCGTCCGGTGCGAATCGGTGGGATTTGCAAGGGTTCGGGAATGATTCATCCGAACATGGCAACCATGCTGGCGTTTGTCACCTGCGATGCCACTGTTTCTTCCCATCTGTGGCACGATATGCTCAAACGGGCAGCAGATCGGAGTTTTAATCAGATTACGGTGGATGGAGATACCAGCACCAACGATACTCTGATTGCTTTGGCAAACGGACAATCTCGGACCCCGGCGATTACAGAAATGGGTCCGGAGGCGGAAAAATTAGAAGCGGGATTAACGGCGGTTTGTCAACATCTGGCGAAGGCGATCGCCCGGGATGGAGAAGGCGCAACCTGCCTGATTGAAGTTCAAGTTACCGGCGCACCGGATGACGCCGCAGCGCGTCGGGTCGCCAAAACCATTGTCGGATCGAGCTTAGTTAAATCTGCCGTCTTTGGACGGGACCCGAACTGGGGGCGGATTGCGGCTGCTGCGGGACGTGCGGGGGTTACCTTTGACCAAGACAATCTGCGGATTCAACTGGGTGAGTTTTTGTTGATGGAAAATGGTCAACCCTTAGCGTTCGATCGCCCTGCCGCCAGTGCCTATCTGAAACAAGCGGCTGCCGGTGCCTATTTGAAAGAGGATACAGTGCTCATGCAGGTGCAGATTGGCAACGGACCCGGAACCGGAATAGCCTGGGGATGCGACCTCAGCTATGATTATGTGAAAATCAACGCGGAGTACACCACTTAAGGGACAATAGCTTGTTCCCGTGGCTAAATCCACCGATGTTGCAGGAGGGGCAACTGCCCTTCCTGGGGGATAAACCCGATTGAGTTTACGTTAAAATTGAATAGGAGCGATGGATATTTCCCGGGAAGCGGAAAGCAATTTGGGGCATTCGCCTTCCATCGAAAGCCTGATGATTCAACATTTGGGGGAAATTGCCTGCAACTGAATTGCCCCTACTTTTACTGAACAATAAACCTGACGTTCTGAACGGAACTCGATGAACAAGAACAAAGGCGGACGCCCAGCTACCGGACAAGGAGAGCGTTTTTACTTCCCTATCCCCAAAGTAAAAGCGGCCCATATCCTCAAGGTGATTCCGGATGATAAGATGCCCCTGGTAGAGGAACTCTTACAAGCTCTGGCGGACCAAGCAAACCTCAAAAAATCCCAATCTTCTTGACTTTAGGTTTTTTTGCCAATAAAATTAAAGCAGAAGCACACAATAAAAAAGCGCGATGCCCACGACCAAGTAGTACCGCGCCTTTTAGACCAAATGACCCGAATTATTCTCGATTAGCGACTAACTAATCGAAGGTTAAAACGGAAAAACAATAATCAGTGAATCTATGTACCCGTAGCACTACCAGACCAGTATCAGTACAAGACCAGTACCAGTACCAGAAGTACAAGAATCCAGAATCACGAATCCAGAATCCAGAATCACGAATCCAGAATCACGAATCACAAGACAATCACCAAACAAGAAAGGATTATACCATGAACACGACCTATCCGCAACCCCCCGCCCTCGAAAATTTTAGCCTGCTGGAACTGACACCGAGTAAACCCGCCTCAAAACGGTTACCCCAGGGAGGAAAACAATCTTTGGACAAGGCGATCGTGCCTTGTCCGATTCAGATAGAACGGCTGGGGGTCGTCAAACGGACGAATACGCCCTATATTGTCTATCGGACACCCTACGGGAGAGGCTGCACCTTCATTGCCCGGAAATATTTGATTCAGTCGCTGTTGAGCTTGTTGGGGATTCGCGATCGCCCGGGAGAACCGATTACCGGGATTAGCATCAGTGAGTATCGCCTGAGCTTCCAGCAAGGGGAAACCCGCTACACCCTTCCCGATCGCGAGGTATTCGACTATCTGGAGCGGCAAAATCAAGCGGCGATCGAAGAATTGCAAGTCAAGTTACTGGGGAATCAAATCCTCGTCTGGAATCCCCTGAATGGCCACATTAACGAGATTAAACCCGAGGGATGTTCTTGTTATCAAACTTCTGACCCCCAGTCATTTTGCAAACATCAAGTTGCAGCTCATTTGTATCTACGAAATCAAGGGTGGGGTGCTTTAGGAATTTATTTTAAGCCCAATGAAGAGGCCGCTGCATCTCCCGCATAGCGATCGCCATTTTCCCCCAGCTTAGGTCACTGCACCTCATCCCCTCTAACTTCAATACCGCCCACAAAAAGGCACTGCCTTGTCCATCCGCTCAAGGATCCGGGCAATTTGTGCATTGTGATAGGGCGGTTTGCCACCGATTGGGGTGGATTGTCCCGACAGTCCTCCGGCAATTTTTCCTAGCAATTCCTTAAACAATTGCAGGAGAATCAATAAATATTTCTTATCCAGAGAATATATTTCAGATTCTCTATCTTTTGGATGAGTGAATAAGCGTAGTTCTTCGTTTATACCTATAACCAGATTTGAAAAAATTTCCCATTGAAAGTCTCCAAAAATAACCCAATTCACCCGGAACAATAGCTCATTTGAAATTTAGTGGAAATAGACCGTTATGAATTTGCTGAAACCTTCAAAAATGACTCGAAAATTCAGCCTAATTCTAGGTGGATTATTGACCAGTTCTCTCCTATTTGCCATGCCGGTGAGGGCCCAAATTACTGAGGCCAAAGTTGATTCTCTGGTAGAGGCATTGCGACTAGCTGCACCGGATACGGGTACGGAAGATGACGGACTCTATAGCGAGTGGCAAATTAAACCGGATAATATTCCCCGGTGGTCGAGACTCTGTATTCAACAGGAACTTACCCCGGCGGAATTTGAAGCGAATGAAGCCCAAGCTAGAGAAGTTTTAGCCTGTGTGATGAGCGATGTCCTCCAGGAGGAGTATGAAGCCAGTGGCAATGATGAATCCT
This genomic window contains:
- a CDS encoding MFS transporter — protein: MPNRHPKFEHQPHTEAADRTIRLKQHKNLFSLLSIAAGLIFLQGYMIAPLIPRLAEVFSVPVQEIGFIVPAYMLSYALMALFYGLISDRFGRWPVIRISLAIFVICTALTATAQTASQMALWRLLTGLGASGVIPLTFALIADLFPFEQRGSKLGLVFAAMEGGMAAGSAGGAILEPFVGWRSLFVGTAVLAALVLWQMQPYGDLFDAPNVSNLPTIRQIFAGYRQILGSFRGQRTYAYVLWNGIYHSGVYTWLGLYLSQRYQMDALSIGLTILGYGIPGLLLSSLIGRAVDRWGRRWLIPAGLVMSALAGIAMIFEISANATTVAVLVLSLGYDLTQPLFVGIVTDLGDENSLGQTMGLKVFTLFTGFGIGSLLFGELLNFGFEVSLTLFGGIQLIAGLIAFLLFWQEVPSPQIEPLGEQG
- the argJ gene encoding bifunctional ornithine acetyltransferase/N-acetylglutamate synthase, encoding MADWQEITGGVTAPKGYRAAGIAAGLKPSGAPDLALIWSDVEAIAAGVFTTSVVRAACVDYCRQRLEEKASARAILCNAGQANAATGEQGLADTLESADLLARELSISPNSVLIASTGVIGQRIKMDALRTGIPAVVAASSPEGNDAAAKAICTTDLVPKTIALETTFEGRPVRIGGICKGSGMIHPNMATMLAFVTCDATVSSHLWHDMLKRAADRSFNQITVDGDTSTNDTLIALANGQSRTPAITEMGPEAEKLEAGLTAVCQHLAKAIARDGEGATCLIEVQVTGAPDDAAARRVAKTIVGSSLVKSAVFGRDPNWGRIAAAAGRAGVTFDQDNLRIQLGEFLLMENGQPLAFDRPAASAYLKQAAAGAYLKEDTVLMQVQIGNGPGTGIAWGCDLSYDYVKINAEYTT